One window of Sulfurospirillum sp. 1612 genomic DNA carries:
- the ileS gene encoding isoleucine--tRNA ligase yields MDYKDSLLLPQTDYPMRGNLPNKEPLRYKAWFGEENSAYNKMINNRKNATKSFFLHDGPPYANGHIHIGHALNKILKDMIVKTHYFFGENVRYVPGWDCHGLPIEQQVEKKIGKPKKDAMPKSKFRELCREHARKFIDIQREEFKSLGVIGDWVNPYMTMKFEFEAEIYSALCEVAKKGLLVERSKPVYWSWAARSALAEAEIEYQDKEDYSIFVAFPLQEAAKKVLDVEEASVVIWTTTPWTLPANMAISFNPEEDYVLTDDHYIVAKALYDDLIAQEIIRGKIVKTFKADILENLYATSPLNDRDSKLILGDHVTMDGGSGCVHTAPGHGEDDYKVGLKYNLEVMMPVDDRGCYDETVVREGLLPDAQSFVGEHIFKSNERILELLGDSLLKCSKFVHSYPYCWRTHKPVIYRATKQWFVAMDEATHYPQTLRQMATQELQKVRFYPSTGINRLGTMIENRPDWCISRQRDWGVPIAFFRDKSTGKPIFDDNVLAYITAIFKERGADAWWDLEIKDLLDPQSGYDPENLEKVMDILDVWFDSGSTWKAVLESGAYDAGSYPASMYLEGSDQHRGWFQSSLLVSTAARAHAPYQSILTHGFTMDAKGEKMSKSKGNVVAPLEIAKKYGVEILRLWVGLSDYMNDQKISDGILKQVSEQYRKIRNTCRFLLSNVYDLETLLPAEEMGTLDRWILSHAKEVFDEVEVKFREYDFSKGFGLLSHFITVELSGIYLDISKDRLYCNDKDDRLRRSAQTAMALIARRLIALLAPTLTYSMDELLEYAPKIIKEEAHDVFDLVYKPLDDISVDFDEAYMVSAREKFFEIVDTLKKEKKIKSTLEVVISTTSAKIEALEKVDAEDWFTVSRIFAHKEEQALGTFEVDGDTFTIYNTSKHKCPRCWKYRAQNEDELCHRCAEVVNV; encoded by the coding sequence ATGGATTATAAAGATTCATTGCTATTGCCACAAACAGATTACCCAATGCGAGGGAATCTCCCTAATAAAGAGCCGTTGCGGTATAAAGCGTGGTTTGGCGAAGAAAATAGTGCTTACAACAAAATGATAAACAACAGAAAAAATGCTACGAAAAGCTTTTTCCTACATGATGGACCTCCGTATGCGAATGGACACATTCACATCGGACATGCTCTCAATAAAATTTTAAAAGACATGATTGTCAAAACACACTATTTTTTCGGTGAAAATGTGCGATACGTTCCCGGTTGGGATTGTCATGGACTTCCGATAGAACAACAAGTTGAAAAAAAGATAGGCAAGCCTAAAAAAGATGCCATGCCTAAAAGTAAATTTAGAGAGCTGTGTCGTGAACATGCGCGAAAATTCATCGATATCCAAAGAGAAGAGTTCAAATCGCTAGGCGTGATTGGGGATTGGGTTAATCCTTATATGACGATGAAGTTTGAATTTGAAGCTGAAATTTATAGTGCTTTGTGTGAAGTGGCCAAAAAAGGCTTATTGGTTGAGCGAAGTAAACCAGTGTATTGGTCATGGGCAGCACGAAGTGCGTTGGCAGAAGCAGAAATCGAATACCAAGATAAAGAAGATTATTCTATATTTGTAGCATTTCCACTCCAAGAAGCGGCTAAAAAAGTCTTAGATGTAGAAGAAGCGAGTGTCGTGATTTGGACCACGACACCATGGACTTTGCCCGCTAATATGGCAATTTCCTTTAATCCAGAAGAAGATTATGTTCTCACTGATGATCATTATATCGTGGCTAAGGCATTGTATGATGATCTTATCGCGCAAGAGATTATTCGTGGTAAAATCGTCAAAACGTTTAAAGCAGATATTTTAGAAAATCTTTATGCAACATCTCCTTTGAATGATCGAGATTCCAAATTGATTTTAGGCGATCATGTCACCATGGATGGTGGTAGTGGTTGTGTTCATACAGCACCTGGACACGGAGAGGATGATTATAAAGTCGGTCTAAAATATAATCTAGAAGTCATGATGCCTGTGGATGATCGTGGTTGTTATGATGAAACGGTAGTACGAGAGGGCTTATTGCCAGATGCGCAAAGTTTTGTGGGTGAGCATATCTTTAAATCAAACGAACGCATCCTTGAACTCTTAGGAGATTCTCTGTTAAAATGTTCAAAATTTGTTCACTCCTACCCTTATTGTTGGAGAACGCATAAACCGGTTATTTATAGAGCGACCAAACAATGGTTTGTCGCGATGGATGAGGCGACTCATTATCCACAAACACTACGCCAAATGGCAACACAAGAGTTGCAAAAGGTACGTTTTTATCCATCAACAGGGATTAACAGACTCGGAACGATGATTGAAAATAGACCCGATTGGTGTATTTCAAGACAGAGAGATTGGGGAGTTCCTATCGCCTTTTTTAGAGATAAAAGTACTGGAAAACCGATCTTTGATGACAATGTCTTAGCTTATATTACTGCTATTTTTAAAGAGCGTGGTGCAGATGCTTGGTGGGATTTAGAGATCAAAGATTTACTAGATCCGCAAAGTGGGTATGATCCTGAAAATCTTGAAAAAGTCATGGATATTTTGGATGTGTGGTTTGATAGTGGTAGTACGTGGAAAGCCGTACTTGAATCAGGGGCTTATGATGCGGGAAGTTATCCTGCGAGTATGTATCTAGAAGGCAGTGATCAACATCGAGGTTGGTTCCAAAGTTCTCTTCTCGTTTCCACAGCCGCACGTGCTCATGCCCCATATCAATCCATCCTCACTCATGGTTTCACTATGGATGCCAAAGGTGAGAAGATGAGCAAATCCAAAGGCAACGTGGTAGCCCCTCTTGAGATTGCCAAAAAATACGGAGTTGAAATCTTACGATTGTGGGTTGGTTTGAGTGATTATATGAATGACCAAAAGATTAGTGATGGTATTTTGAAGCAAGTCAGTGAACAATATCGAAAAATTAGAAATACATGTCGGTTCTTGTTGTCCAATGTTTATGATTTAGAAACTCTGCTCCCTGCTGAAGAGATGGGTACGCTAGATCGTTGGATTCTTTCTCATGCTAAAGAGGTTTTTGACGAAGTGGAGGTCAAATTTAGAGAATATGATTTTTCTAAAGGATTTGGACTTCTGTCACACTTTATCACTGTAGAGTTGAGCGGTATTTATCTTGATATCTCCAAAGATCGTCTCTATTGTAATGACAAAGATGACCGATTAAGACGCTCAGCACAAACAGCGATGGCGTTGATAGCGCGTCGTTTGATTGCCCTGCTAGCACCGACTTTGACTTATTCGATGGATGAATTATTAGAATATGCACCTAAAATCATCAAAGAAGAAGCACATGATGTTTTTGATTTGGTCTATAAACCGCTTGATGATATTAGTGTAGACTTTGATGAGGCGTACATGGTCAGTGCGAGAGAAAAATTCTTTGAAATCGTTGATACATTGAAAAAAGAGAAAAAAATCAAATCTACCTTAGAAGTTGTCATTTCGACAACATCCGCTAAAATCGAAGCACTTGAAAAAGTCGATGCAGAAGATTGGTTTACCGTAAGTCGTATATTTGCGCATAAAGAAGAGCAAGCCCTTGGGACATTTGAGGTTGATGGTGATACTTTTACAATCTACAACACTTCAAAACATAAATGCCCTAGATGTTGGAAATATAGAGCACAGAATGAGGATGAGTTGTGCCACAGATGTGCTGAGGTTGTCAATGTTTGA
- the gatA gene encoding Asp-tRNA(Asn)/Glu-tRNA(Gln) amidotransferase subunit GatA, with translation MITLKESLKLPQEEIAEIRRELLREIEERREIGAYVEQLTDQEISQYMDGIPIAIKDNIQVNGWEVTGGSNILQGYIAPYNATVINKMLNNGLAPMGRTNMDEFAMGSSTESSFYGVTKNPHDFSRVPGGSSGGSAAAVAAGLAIAALGSDTGGSIRQPASFCGCVGMKPTYGKVSRYGLGAYSSSLDQIGPITQNVEDAAILYDILAGHDPKDSTSANIEHAKVSDCLNPDKKLTIAVIENYLAEASDDVREKMQEGIKALEKAGHKIIYKNFINSKYDIATYYVIATAEASANLSRYDGVRYGNRTSNESLKEMYLSSRSQGFGEEVKRRILLGTFVLSSGYYDAYYIKAQKARHFIKHQYEAIFEEADLIFTPVAPTAAFEFGSKKDPLEMYLSDIYTISLNLAGLPGISVPLGKNNQGLPIGGQLIAKAFYEQDLFDGAMSLERELALK, from the coding sequence TTGATAACTTTAAAAGAATCACTGAAACTTCCACAAGAAGAGATTGCGGAGATCAGAAGAGAATTATTGCGAGAAATCGAAGAGAGAAGAGAGATCGGGGCTTATGTTGAACAATTAACCGACCAGGAGATATCTCAATATATGGATGGAATTCCTATCGCCATTAAAGATAATATTCAAGTCAATGGATGGGAAGTAACCGGTGGTTCTAATATTTTACAAGGATACATCGCTCCTTATAATGCAACGGTTATCAATAAAATGCTCAATAACGGATTGGCTCCTATGGGTAGAACCAATATGGATGAATTTGCTATGGGAAGTTCTACAGAGAGTTCGTTTTATGGCGTGACGAAAAATCCTCATGATTTTTCAAGAGTCCCTGGTGGCAGTAGTGGCGGAAGTGCCGCTGCGGTAGCCGCTGGTTTGGCGATTGCCGCACTAGGAAGTGATACGGGTGGTAGTATTAGACAACCGGCATCATTTTGTGGATGTGTGGGAATGAAACCGACTTACGGAAAGGTGAGTCGATATGGTTTGGGAGCATATTCTAGCTCACTTGATCAGATCGGACCCATCACGCAAAACGTAGAAGATGCTGCGATTCTTTATGATATTTTAGCCGGTCATGATCCAAAAGATTCCACAAGCGCCAATATCGAACATGCTAAAGTCTCTGATTGCCTAAACCCTGATAAAAAACTCACCATTGCGGTGATTGAAAATTATCTTGCTGAGGCGAGTGATGATGTTCGTGAAAAGATGCAAGAAGGTATCAAAGCATTAGAAAAAGCCGGACATAAGATTATCTATAAAAATTTTATCAATTCCAAATACGATATTGCGACGTATTACGTCATCGCAACGGCAGAAGCAAGTGCCAATTTGAGCCGTTATGATGGCGTGCGATATGGCAATAGAACGTCTAATGAGAGCTTAAAAGAGATGTACCTCTCTAGCCGAAGTCAAGGCTTTGGAGAAGAGGTCAAAAGGCGAATTTTATTGGGGACATTTGTCTTAAGCAGTGGGTATTATGATGCCTATTATATCAAAGCTCAAAAAGCCAGACATTTTATCAAACACCAATATGAAGCGATATTTGAAGAAGCAGATTTGATTTTCACACCCGTAGCCCCAACAGCAGCCTTTGAGTTTGGCAGTAAAAAAGACCCTCTTGAGATGTATTTGAGTGATATTTATACGATTTCACTCAATCTAGCGGGTTTGCCAGGAATCTCCGTGCCTTTGGGCAAAAACAATCAAGGATTGCCAATCGGCGGTCAATTGATTGCAAAAGCATTCTATGAGCAAGATTTGTTTGATGGAGCGATGAGTTTAGAGAGAGAATTGGCTTTAAAATAG
- the guaB gene encoding IMP dehydrogenase encodes MKIKKRALTFEDVLLVPQYSEILPKKVDVRSKLTKNISLNIPLISAAMDTVTEHRAAIMMARLGGIGIVHKNMDIESQAREIKRVKKSESGIIIDPVSIHIDASVKEALAIMSEYRISGVPVINDKNILIGILTNRDLRFETDYTKKVGEVMTPMPLITVSVGTTLDQAEAIFKTNKVEKLPIVGKDNVLEGLITIKDLKKRKEYPNSNKDQYGRLVVGAAIGVGQMDRAEALVEAGVDVLVLDSAHGHSKGIIDTVKKLKETFKVDVIAGNVATKDGTIALIEAGVDAVKVGIGPGSICTTRIVSGVGVPQISAIDECCEAGRAYGVPIIADGGIKYSGDIAKALAVGASSVMIGSLMAGTEESPGEIITYQGRQYKTYRGMGSIGAMAKGSTDRYFQEGTAADKLVPEGIEGRVPYVGSIKDVVHQLVGGLRSSMGYVGGRDIIDYQEKAEFVEITSAGLKESHVHDVLITHEAPNYRIN; translated from the coding sequence ATGAAAATAAAAAAAAGAGCGTTGACATTTGAGGATGTCTTATTAGTGCCACAATATTCTGAAATTTTACCAAAAAAAGTTGATGTACGTTCAAAATTGACGAAAAATATATCTTTAAATATCCCTTTGATAAGCGCGGCGATGGATACGGTCACCGAGCACAGAGCGGCTATCATGATGGCACGACTCGGTGGTATTGGGATTGTTCATAAAAATATGGATATAGAATCTCAAGCACGAGAGATTAAAAGAGTAAAAAAAAGCGAGAGCGGTATTATTATTGACCCGGTGTCGATTCACATTGATGCGAGTGTCAAAGAAGCACTTGCTATCATGAGTGAATATAGAATCTCCGGTGTACCCGTTATCAATGATAAAAATATATTGATTGGTATCTTGACAAATCGAGACCTTCGATTTGAGACAGATTACACAAAAAAAGTCGGCGAAGTGATGACTCCGATGCCGTTAATCACTGTATCTGTTGGGACAACACTTGATCAAGCTGAAGCGATATTTAAAACCAATAAAGTAGAAAAACTTCCAATTGTCGGCAAAGATAATGTTTTGGAAGGCTTGATTACGATTAAAGACTTAAAGAAACGAAAAGAGTATCCTAATTCCAATAAAGATCAATACGGACGACTTGTCGTAGGTGCGGCTATTGGAGTAGGACAAATGGATCGAGCCGAAGCATTAGTGGAAGCAGGTGTCGATGTCTTGGTTCTTGATTCTGCTCATGGTCACTCCAAAGGTATTATTGATACGGTTAAAAAACTAAAAGAGACATTTAAAGTAGATGTTATTGCTGGTAATGTCGCGACAAAAGATGGAACGATTGCATTAATCGAAGCCGGAGTCGATGCGGTCAAAGTAGGAATCGGACCGGGAAGTATTTGTACGACAAGAATCGTCTCAGGTGTTGGTGTTCCACAAATTTCAGCAATCGATGAATGTTGTGAAGCAGGACGTGCTTATGGGGTGCCTATCATCGCAGATGGTGGGATTAAATACTCCGGAGACATCGCAAAAGCCCTTGCTGTGGGAGCAAGCTCTGTGATGATTGGAAGCTTGATGGCAGGTACTGAAGAGAGTCCCGGTGAGATTATTACCTATCAAGGACGTCAATACAAAACATACCGTGGTATGGGAAGTATCGGCGCGATGGCCAAAGGAAGTACGGATCGATATTTTCAAGAAGGAACAGCTGCTGATAAACTCGTACCAGAAGGAATTGAAGGTCGAGTTCCATATGTGGGATCCATCAAAGATGTCGTACATCAACTTGTCGGAGGATTGAGATCTTCTATGGGATATGTAGGCGGTCGTGATATTATCGATTATCAAGAAAAAGCAGAATTTGTAGAGATTACTAGCGCAGGCCTCAAAGAGAGCCATGTTCATGATGTTCTCATTACGCATGAAGCGCCAAATTATAGAATTAATTAA
- the metX gene encoding homoserine O-acetyltransferase MetX, which yields MKIVTAVEHFDNQLYLESGRILEGYDLAYETYGTLNHDKSNAIVVFHALTGSHHAAGRYEGDSKPGWWDPLIGDGKVIDTQKYFVICVNILGSCFGSSGPTSMDKKSGKMFRLNFPVITISDMVSAQMSLFKRLGIEKAYAVIGGSLGGMQALCVGVEYPEFTDKVVMLASTYATSAWAISFNKIAIEGIVNDPRFQNGNYEKEEFAELPLNSFAIARMAGHISFLSPRSMAKKFGRNYVETDGLYELFGRFQVERYLEYNAYNFAKRFDPMSYIYIVKAMNIFDAARNYDSLKASLANIKAKMTLISFQGDLLFMPEEMKTIQNTMIDMGRGDRVEYFCVDSSYGHDAFLVEYDKFDFYIRKALNG from the coding sequence TTGAAAATCGTAACGGCGGTTGAGCATTTTGATAATCAACTCTATCTCGAGAGTGGTCGTATCCTAGAAGGGTATGATCTCGCTTATGAGACTTATGGGACATTAAATCATGATAAATCCAATGCGATTGTTGTATTTCATGCTTTGACAGGCAGTCATCATGCAGCCGGAAGATATGAGGGCGATTCCAAACCGGGTTGGTGGGATCCTTTGATTGGTGATGGTAAAGTCATCGATACACAAAAATATTTTGTTATCTGTGTGAATATTTTGGGTAGTTGTTTTGGCTCTAGTGGACCAACTTCTATGGATAAAAAATCAGGTAAAATGTTTCGTCTCAATTTTCCTGTTATCACCATTAGCGATATGGTGAGTGCGCAAATGTCTCTTTTTAAGCGCTTGGGCATAGAAAAAGCGTATGCGGTTATTGGGGGCTCACTAGGTGGCATGCAAGCGTTATGCGTGGGAGTTGAGTATCCTGAATTCACAGACAAAGTTGTCATGCTAGCCTCAACATACGCCACCTCTGCTTGGGCCATTTCTTTTAATAAAATCGCGATTGAAGGTATTGTTAATGACCCGCGTTTCCAAAATGGTAATTATGAAAAAGAAGAATTTGCAGAATTGCCACTAAATAGTTTTGCTATCGCCCGTATGGCAGGGCATATTAGCTTTTTAAGTCCGCGTTCTATGGCCAAAAAATTTGGAAGAAATTATGTAGAAACGGATGGTTTGTATGAACTGTTCGGACGTTTTCAGGTGGAGCGTTATTTAGAGTATAATGCGTATAACTTTGCCAAGAGATTTGATCCGATGAGTTATATCTACATTGTCAAGGCCATGAATATTTTCGATGCCGCTCGCAATTATGATTCTCTAAAAGCATCGCTGGCGAATATCAAAGCCAAGATGACGCTTATATCCTTTCAAGGTGATTTACTTTTTATGCCAGAAGAGATGAAGACCATCCAAAATACGATGATTGATATGGGACGTGGGGATCGGGTTGAGTATTTTTGTGTGGATAGTAGTTATGGGCATGATGCCTTTTTGGTGGAGTATGATAAATTTGATTTTTATATAAGGAAAGCACTCAATGGCTAA
- the xseB gene encoding exodeoxyribonuclease VII small subunit, which yields MAKELINETTDNQENEGFEEKLVKAKKILETLGNPEIPLKDAMLGYKQGIAILNEASEIIENAKLEYEQLQPSNED from the coding sequence ATGGCTAAAGAATTAATCAATGAAACAACGGATAATCAAGAAAATGAAGGTTTTGAAGAGAAGCTTGTCAAAGCAAAAAAGATATTAGAAACATTAGGAAATCCCGAGATTCCTTTAAAAGATGCGATGTTGGGATACAAACAAGGTATTGCCATATTAAATGAAGCATCCGAAATCATTGAAAATGCAAAATTAGAATATGAACAACTCCAACCGAGTAACGAAGACTAA
- a CDS encoding carbon-nitrogen hydrolase family protein: protein MKLAALQLSTLPMSHAKLDYYFRICQQKEVSLVLICEYALNSFFKELETMPPLMIKEQSLHKIKVLKELSKKYNLNIVAPIVHLKGGKLLKSVARFSPLSVHYYQQQLLINYKHWNEAAFFDNDAGDISIPTFLVNKIRFGIINGFEAHFDVAWMDAMRKNVDVVLMPSSSTFDSALRWQEMIKTRAFLNSMFILRANRVGSYTDETTSWKFYGHSALVNPYGEVEVSLGHKEEILLCDINKSDVTEAKKLWGWKRTLDKKGLL from the coding sequence ATGAAATTGGCGGCATTACAACTCTCAACACTACCGATGAGTCATGCGAAACTTGATTATTATTTTAGAATCTGCCAACAAAAAGAGGTGTCACTGGTTCTGATTTGTGAATATGCACTCAATAGTTTTTTTAAAGAGCTTGAAACCATGCCACCGCTCATGATAAAAGAACAATCGCTCCATAAAATCAAGGTGCTCAAAGAACTCTCCAAAAAATATAATCTCAATATTGTGGCTCCGATTGTACATCTTAAAGGGGGGAAATTGTTGAAATCTGTTGCGAGATTTTCACCCCTAAGCGTACATTATTATCAACAACAATTATTGATAAATTATAAACATTGGAATGAAGCAGCATTTTTTGACAATGATGCAGGTGATATTTCAATACCGACATTTTTAGTAAATAAAATTCGTTTTGGAATTATCAACGGATTTGAAGCACATTTTGATGTCGCTTGGATGGATGCCATGCGAAAGAATGTGGATGTGGTCTTGATGCCCTCATCCTCGACGTTTGATTCTGCACTTAGATGGCAAGAGATGATCAAGACCAGAGCCTTTTTAAATTCGATGTTTATTTTGAGGGCAAATCGTGTCGGAAGTTATACTGATGAGACGACTTCTTGGAAGTTTTATGGACACAGCGCACTGGTGAATCCTTATGGAGAGGTGGAGGTCTCTTTGGGGCATAAAGAAGAGATTTTGTTATGTGATATTAATAAATCTGATGTCACTGAGGCCAAAAAACTGTGGGGTTGGAAGAGGACACTGGATAAAAAGGGTCTCTTATGA
- a CDS encoding HesA/MoeB/ThiF family protein, whose amino-acid sequence MMEYFHRQLKLWGEEKQNSLQNKSIAIIGAGGLGSSLAIGLGSSGIGTVHLVDFDTVSVHNIHRQIAFKTGDDGQYKAQIVGDLLQRRCPFVKTIVHICNVQEFAEKNIKVDLILDATDNLFARANIDSYARKSRTPWIYGSVEEFNGQVCFFEKSDFKSFKVFKKEPAGIAAPIVMFVASLQANLALRFLVGMAVKKDLLYYLYIDKEGELMTQKLKMPQKEN is encoded by the coding sequence ATGATGGAATATTTTCATAGGCAATTAAAACTATGGGGTGAAGAGAAACAGAACAGTTTACAAAATAAATCGATTGCTATAATCGGAGCCGGTGGCCTTGGGAGTTCTTTGGCAATCGGTCTTGGAAGTAGTGGGATTGGGACCGTGCATTTGGTCGATTTTGATACTGTTAGTGTTCACAATATTCATCGTCAAATTGCATTTAAAACGGGAGATGATGGTCAATATAAAGCCCAAATTGTCGGGGATTTATTGCAGCGACGTTGTCCTTTTGTGAAAACAATCGTCCATATTTGCAATGTTCAGGAGTTTGCTGAGAAAAACATCAAAGTTGATTTAATTTTGGATGCTACAGATAATCTCTTTGCACGTGCTAATATCGACTCTTATGCTAGAAAATCACGGACTCCTTGGATTTATGGTTCTGTTGAAGAGTTCAACGGACAAGTTTGCTTTTTTGAAAAGAGTGATTTTAAATCCTTTAAAGTTTTTAAGAAAGAACCCGCAGGAATCGCGGCGCCCATTGTCATGTTTGTTGCGTCATTGCAAGCTAATTTGGCGTTGAGATTTTTGGTGGGAATGGCAGTGAAAAAAGATTTATTATATTATTTGTATATTGACAAAGAAGGCGAATTAATGACGCAAAAATTAAAAATGCCACAGAAGGAGAATTGA
- a CDS encoding succinyldiaminopimelate transaminase gives MRFEPYPFEKLTDLLKDTIPNPALEPIALTIGEPQFETPIFIQEALQNSANLLKKYPKTAGETYLKQALHDFCKKRFDVTLKPGELIPTFGTREVLFNFPQFFLFDKPNPLIAYTNPFYQIYEGAAIASRARRLHINLEASNHFAPYLSDAELKDVDLVILNFPNNPTTATLNIEELGWWVKKALEFDFVVMNDECYSEIYHDEPTRSLLEASIHVGNESFKNVLVINSISKRSSAPGLRSGFIAGDATILKQYAKYRTYTGTASPLPLQVAAAAAWSDEEHVEKNREKYRKNFEIAKEILGIEPPKATFYVWLPVDDDLEFTKSLYEKEHVSVLPGSFLGRDGMGDAYVRIALVEEAKKTRAALLRLRDFMKNRKPI, from the coding sequence TTGAGATTTGAACCTTATCCGTTTGAAAAACTTACGGATTTATTAAAAGACACGATACCAAATCCTGCGTTAGAGCCGATTGCTTTGACGATAGGAGAACCGCAATTTGAAACACCTATTTTCATTCAAGAGGCGCTTCAAAACAGTGCAAATTTGCTAAAAAAATATCCAAAAACAGCAGGAGAGACATATCTCAAACAAGCGTTGCATGATTTTTGTAAAAAAAGATTTGATGTGACACTCAAGCCCGGTGAACTTATCCCTACTTTTGGTACCCGCGAAGTGCTGTTTAATTTTCCTCAATTCTTTCTTTTTGATAAGCCCAATCCTCTGATTGCTTATACTAATCCTTTCTATCAAATTTACGAAGGAGCTGCCATTGCGTCAAGAGCGCGTCGTTTGCATATCAATCTTGAGGCGTCCAATCATTTTGCTCCGTATCTGAGTGATGCAGAACTTAAAGATGTGGATTTGGTCATTTTAAATTTTCCGAACAATCCAACAACCGCAACATTAAATATAGAGGAGTTGGGTTGGTGGGTCAAAAAAGCTTTAGAATTTGACTTTGTTGTCATGAATGATGAGTGTTATAGTGAAATCTATCATGATGAGCCGACACGCTCTTTGTTGGAGGCCAGTATTCATGTGGGCAACGAGTCGTTCAAAAATGTCCTTGTGATCAATTCGATTTCCAAAAGAAGCAGTGCACCCGGTTTGCGATCTGGCTTTATTGCAGGGGATGCAACGATCCTAAAACAATATGCAAAATATCGAACCTATACCGGCACGGCCAGTCCTTTGCCGCTTCAAGTAGCAGCAGCTGCGGCATGGAGTGATGAAGAACATGTCGAAAAAAATAGAGAAAAATATAGAAAAAACTTTGAAATTGCCAAAGAAATATTGGGGATTGAACCGCCAAAAGCTACGTTTTATGTGTGGTTGCCTGTCGATGATGATTTAGAATTTACTAAAAGTTTGTATGAAAAAGAGCATGTGAGTGTATTGCCAGGAAGTTTTCTCGGTCGAGATGGAATGGGAGATGCTTATGTTAGGATAGCCTTAGTAGAAGAAGCCAAAAAAACGAGAGCTGCATTATTGCGATTAAGGGATTTTATGAAAAATAGGAAGCCAATATGA